The Trueperaceae bacterium genomic interval GCGGAGGCGGCGGAGGCGGGAGAAGCGCTGCAGCGCGTCGCTCTCGTCCAGCCCGAGGGCGCGGGCGTACAGGCGCAGGAAGTTGCGGGCGTAGACGTCCTCGGGGAGCGCCGCGAGGTCCTCGCGTTCGAGGGCCTCGAGGTACGTCGCGCGGACGTGGGTGTGGCCCGCGACGGTGGCGAGGTCGAGGCCCGCCTCCTCCCGCGCGGCGCGCAACCAGTCGCCGAGGTCGGGGGGCGCGGGGGGGCCGCCGACGGCGCCGCGTGGGGGGGTGGGGCCGTCGGGGCGGTCGGCGTCGTGGTTCATGTGGACCCTCCGGTCGGGGTGGACGTCAACGCCGCCGCGACGCGCGTGGCGAGCGCGGCGTTGGCGTGCAGGAGGCGGAGGTTGACGTCGACGGTCGCGCCGTCCGAGTGGCGCGCCAGCGCGTCGAGGAGGTACGGGGTGGCGTCGCGGCCGGCGATCCCGGCGGCGTCGGCGTCGGCGTACGCCGCGCGCAACCAGCCGGCGTAGGCGTCGGCGTCGAGGCCGGGATCGACCGGCTGCGCGAGCAGCAGGGCCTGGGGTTGCCCGAGGGCGTCCTGGGCGCGTTTGATGCGCGCGACGGTGGCGGGGTCGTCGGCGCGGGCGGGGACCCGCAGGTCGGTGGTGGCGACGTGGAAGCCGGCGAGGTGGTCGGTGCCGTAGCCGACGACCGCGACGCCGGCGCTCTCGAGGCGTTCGAGGGTGGCGGCGGCGTCGAGGAGGCTCTTAGGGCCGGCGCAGACCGTGACGAGGGGGGTGCGGGCGAGGGCGGCGAGGTCGGCGGACTCGTCGTAGCCGCCGCCGGGGTGGACCCCGCCGATGCCGCCGGTCGCGAACGTCTCGATGCCGGCGCGTTGCGCGGCGTAGAGGGTGGTGGCGACGGTCGTGCCGGCGTCGCGGCCGTGCGCGACGAGGGCGGCGAGGTTCCAGGTGGAGGCCTTGTCGGCGCCGGGTTCGGCGAGGCGCACGAGGTCGTCGTCCTCGAGCCCGACGACGACGGTGCCGTCGAGCACGCCGACGGTCGCCGGTTCGCCGCCGTTCTCGCGGACGGTGGCCTCGAGGCCGCGCGCGAGGGCGAGGTTGTCGGGGCGGGGGAGGCCGTGGGTGACGACCGTGGATTCGAGCGCCACGACGGCGACGCCCTCGTCGAGGGCGGCGCGGACGCGGGGGGCGACGGAGAACGCCATACGCCGGGCATGATAGCCCAGGGACGTCGGTCGCTCCGTGCCGGCGCGGGCGCGTGGTACCGTTCTCGGCCGTGGAACTCCCCGCCCTCGGTCCGCTCCTTCCGCTCGTCGAGCAGGTGGGGTTCGGTGCGGTCGCCGGCTTCGTCGCCGGGTTCGCCGTGAAGAAGCTCGGGAAGCTCGCGGCGTTGCTGCTGGGCACCCTGTTCGTGGTGGTGCAGGGGCTGGCGTGGGTGGGCTACGTGCAGGTGAACTGGTCGGCGGTGCAGGCGGACGCCGAACCGTGGGTGGAGGCGGCGGCGTTGCGTGAGGGGTGGGGGGCGTTGCTGGACGTGCTGACGTACAACCTGCCGTTCGCGGCGGCGTTCGTGCCGGGCCTCCTCCTCGGCCTCCGGCGTGGCTGACATCATCTGAGTGCGCCACGCTCAACCGACTTGACATCTCGAGGTCGGGGGCGTAGCATGGCCCCAGTTGGCACTCTCCATCGGGGAGTGCCAAACGCGTGGGCCCCCCCACGCAATTCCCACGAACGTAGGAGGAGACCATGACGCTCAAACCCCTCGGGGACCGCATCGTCGTCGAAGTGATCGACGAGCCGCAGACCACGGCCAGCGGCATCGTCCTGCCCGACACCGCGCAGGAGAAGAGCCAGCGCGGCAAGGTGATCGCCGTCGGCTCGGGCAAGCTGCTCGACAACGGCGACCGCGCCGCCATGGAGGTGTCGGAGGGCGACACCGTCGTGTTCGCCAAGTACGGCGGCACCGAAATCAGCCTCGACGGACGCGAGTTGATGATCCTCAACGAACGCGACGTCCACGCCGTCATCGACTGACCCCCCCGCACCAGGAAAGGACATCATGGCCAAAGATCTGTACTTCAAGGAAGAGGCGCGCCGCAGCCTCGAGCGCGGCGTCAACGCCGTCGCCAACGCCGTCAAGGTCACGCTCGGGCCGAAGGGCCGCAACGTCGTCCTCGAGAAGAAGTTCGGCAGCCCGACCATCACCAAGGACGGCGTCACCGTCGCCAAGGACATCGAGCTCTCCAACCACCTCGAGAACATCGGCGCGAAACTGCTGATCGAGATCGCCAGCAAGACGAACGACATCACCGGGGACGGCACCACCACCGCCACGGTGCTCGGCCAGTCGATCGTTCGCGAAGGCCTGCGCAACGTCGCCGCCGGCGCCAACCCGCTCGCGCTCAAGCGCGGCATCGAGCAGGGCGTCGACGCCGCCGTCGACGCGATCCACGGCATGGCGAACCCGGTCGAGGACAGCAAGGCCGTCGCCGAAGTCGCCTCGATCAGCGCGAACGACGCCTCCGTCGGCCAACTCATCGCCGACGCGATGGACAAGGTCGGCCGCGACGGCGTCATCACCGTCGAGGAAAGCAAGTCGCTCGACACCGAACTCGACGTCGTCGAAGGCATGCAGTTCGACAAGGGCTACCTCAGCCCCTACTTCGTCACCGACAGCGACGCGATGGAAGCGGTCCTCGAGGACGCCTACCTGCTGATCCACGAGAAGAAGATCAGCGCCCTCAAGGACCTCCTGCCCGTCCTCGAGCAGGTCGCGCAGACCGGCAAGCCGCTCATGATCATCGCCGAGGACATCGAGGGCGAAGCCCTCGCGACGCTCGTCGTGAACAAGCTGCGCGGCACGCTCAACATCGCCGCGGTCAAGGCGCCCGGGTTCGGCGACCGCCGCAAGGAGATGCTCAAGGACATCGCGGCCGTCACCGGCGGCGAGGTCATCAGCGAGGAGCTCGGCCACAAGCTCGAGAACGTCCGCATCGACCAGCTGGGCCAGGCCAAGCGCGTGCGCATCAGCAAGGACGAAACGACGATCATCGAGGGCCAGGGCGACGCCGCCTCCATCGAGGCGCGCGTCAAGGGCATCCGCACCGAGATCGACAACACCGACAGCGACTACGCCCGCGAGAAGCTCCAGGAACGCCTCGCGAAGCTCGCCGGGGGCGTCGCCGTCATCCGCGTCGGGGCGGCCACGGAAACCGAACTCAAGGAGAAGAAGCACCGCTTCGAGGACGCCCTCTCCACCGCCCGCTCCGCGGTCGAGGAAGGGGTCGTCGCCGGCGGGGGCGTGACGCTCATCCACGCCGTCGCCGCGGTGCAGAAGGTCATCGACGGCCTCGACGGCGACGAGCGCACCGGCGCCAGCATCCTCGTGCGCGCGCTCGAGGAGCCGGCCCGCCAGATCGCCGAGAACGCCGGCGCCGAGGGCTCCGTCGTCGCCAACGCCATCAAGGCCAAGAACGACGGCAAGTACGGCTACAACGCCGCGACCGACGCCTACGTCGACGACATGTTCGGCGCCGGCATCGTCGACCCGACCAAGGTCACCCGCACGGCGCTGCAGAACGCCGGCTCGATCGGTGCGCTGCTGCTCACCACCGAAGCGGTCGTCGCCGACCAGCCCGAGGACGACGACGCCGGCGCGGCCGGCGGCGCCGGCGACATGGGCGGCATGGGCGGCATGGGTGGCATGGGCGGCATGGACTTCTGATCCAGCCCCCCACGCCCCGCGGCGCCCCGCGCGCCGCACGCCACGCGAACGCGCCCCGGACCGATCCGGGGCGCGTTCGCCGTTCGGGACGCCGGCGTCAGGAGCGAAGCAACGACCGACCCGTCATCTCCGGCGGAGCCGCCACGCCGAGCAGCGCCAACACCGTCGGCGCCACGTCGCCCAACACCCCGCCCTCCCGAAGCTCGACCGGCCCGGCCCCCGTCACGATGCACGGCACCGGATTCGTCGTGTGCGCCGTGTGCGGCCCCCCGTCCGCCGCAAGCATCGTTTCGGCGTTGCCGTGATCGGCCAGCACGATCGCCACGCCCCCCTTCGCCCGCACCCCCTCCAGCAGCCGCCCGAGCGCCCGATCGACCGCCTCGCACGCCTGCACCGCCGCCCCCAGGTCGCCGGTGTGCCCCACCATGTCGGGGTTCGCGTAGTTCACCAGCACGAAGGCGTCGTCGTGCGCCTCGAGCCGCGCGAGGACCGCGTCGGTCAACGCCGGCGCGCTCATCTCCGGCTGCAGGTCGTACGTCGCGACCTTCGGGGACGGCTCGATGTGGCGCGCCTCCCCCGGGAACGGCGCCTCGATCTTGGCGTTGAAGAAGTACGTCACGTGCGGGTACTTCTCCGTCTCCGCCGCGTGGAACTGCGTCCGCCCGGCCGCCGACACGACGTCCGCGAGGCACCGCTCGACCTGCGGCGCCGTCGCCAGCGCCGGCAGCGGCCACGCGTCGTCGTACGGCATCAACGTCGCCAGGTGCGGACGCGGGTCGGCGCACCGGTCGAAGCCGGCGAAGTCCGGGTCGCTCAGGGCCCGCGTCAGCTGCCGCGCGCGGTCGGCGCGGAAGTTCGCGAACAACGCCGCGTCGCCCGGCCGCACCGGGCCCACCGGCGCGCCGTCCTCGCTGATCACGGTCGCCCGCACGAACTCGTCGGTCTCGCCGCGCGCGTACGCCGCGTCGATCGCCTCCGACGCCGACCCCGCCTCGTGGAGCCCTTCGCCGCACACGACGGCCCGGAACGCCTCCTCGGTGCGCGCCCAGCGCTCGTCGCGGTCCATCGCGTAGTAGCGCCCCACCACCGACGCGATGCGCGCGTCGGCCTCCAGGCCCGCCAGGTGCGCCTCCAGCGCCCGCAGGTAGCCGCGCCCTCCGTCCGGGGCGGTGTCGCGCCCGTCGGTGAAGGCGTGCACCCGGATCCGCGCCACGCCCGCCGCGACCGCGAGGTCGAGCAGGCCGGTCAGGTGCTCCAGGTCGGCGTGCACGCCGCCGTCGCTCACCAACCCCAACAGGTGCAGCGTCGCCCCGTCCGCCGCGGCGCACAGGTCGGAAAACGCGTCGGTCTTCGCGATGGAGCCGTCCTCGATGATCGTGGTCAGGTAGCTGAGGCTCTGC includes:
- a CDS encoding pseudouridine-5'-phosphate glycosidase, translated to MAFSVAPRVRAALDEGVAVVALESTVVTHGLPRPDNLALARGLEATVRENGGEPATVGVLDGTVVVGLEDDDLVRLAEPGADKASTWNLAALVAHGRDAGTTVATTLYAAQRAGIETFATGGIGGVHPGGGYDESADLAALARTPLVTVCAGPKSLLDAAATLERLESAGVAVVGYGTDHLAGFHVATTDLRVPARADDPATVARIKRAQDALGQPQALLLAQPVDPGLDADAYAGWLRAAYADADAAGIAGRDATPYLLDALARHSDGATVDVNLRLLHANAALATRVAAALTSTPTGGST
- a CDS encoding FUN14 domain-containing protein — its product is MELPALGPLLPLVEQVGFGAVAGFVAGFAVKKLGKLAALLLGTLFVVVQGLAWVGYVQVNWSAVQADAEPWVEAAALREGWGALLDVLTYNLPFAAAFVPGLLLGLRRG
- the groES gene encoding co-chaperone GroES, with product MTLKPLGDRIVVEVIDEPQTTASGIVLPDTAQEKSQRGKVIAVGSGKLLDNGDRAAMEVSEGDTVVFAKYGGTEISLDGRELMILNERDVHAVID
- a CDS encoding helix-turn-helix domain-containing protein; its protein translation is MNHDADRPDGPTPPRGAVGGPPAPPDLGDWLRAAREEAGLDLATVAGHTHVRATYLEALEREDLAALPEDVYARNFLRLYARALGLDESDALQRFSRLRRLR
- the groL gene encoding chaperonin GroEL (60 kDa chaperone family; promotes refolding of misfolded polypeptides especially under stressful conditions; forms two stacked rings of heptamers to form a barrel-shaped 14mer; ends can be capped by GroES; misfolded proteins enter the barrel where they are refolded when GroES binds) is translated as MAKDLYFKEEARRSLERGVNAVANAVKVTLGPKGRNVVLEKKFGSPTITKDGVTVAKDIELSNHLENIGAKLLIEIASKTNDITGDGTTTATVLGQSIVREGLRNVAAGANPLALKRGIEQGVDAAVDAIHGMANPVEDSKAVAEVASISANDASVGQLIADAMDKVGRDGVITVEESKSLDTELDVVEGMQFDKGYLSPYFVTDSDAMEAVLEDAYLLIHEKKISALKDLLPVLEQVAQTGKPLMIIAEDIEGEALATLVVNKLRGTLNIAAVKAPGFGDRRKEMLKDIAAVTGGEVISEELGHKLENVRIDQLGQAKRVRISKDETTIIEGQGDAASIEARVKGIRTEIDNTDSDYAREKLQERLAKLAGGVAVIRVGAATETELKEKKHRFEDALSTARSAVEEGVVAGGGVTLIHAVAAVQKVIDGLDGDERTGASILVRALEEPARQIAENAGAEGSVVANAIKAKNDGKYGYNAATDAYVDDMFGAGIVDPTKVTRTALQNAGSIGALLLTTEAVVADQPEDDDAGAAGGAGDMGGMGGMGGMGGMDF
- the gpmI gene encoding 2,3-bisphosphoglycerate-independent phosphoglycerate mutase, translated to MNDGAERHGGADGRTPVAVIVLDGFGLAPDGPGNAVTQAATPTFDALWREAPHTTLEASGPAVGLPEGQMGNSEVGHMNLGAGRVVQQSLSYLTTIIEDGSIAKTDAFSDLCAAADGATLHLLGLVSDGGVHADLEHLTGLLDLAVAAGVARIRVHAFTDGRDTAPDGGRGYLRALEAHLAGLEADARIASVVGRYYAMDRDERWARTEEAFRAVVCGEGLHEAGSASEAIDAAYARGETDEFVRATVISEDGAPVGPVRPGDAALFANFRADRARQLTRALSDPDFAGFDRCADPRPHLATLMPYDDAWPLPALATAPQVERCLADVVSAAGRTQFHAAETEKYPHVTYFFNAKIEAPFPGEARHIEPSPKVATYDLQPEMSAPALTDAVLARLEAHDDAFVLVNYANPDMVGHTGDLGAAVQACEAVDRALGRLLEGVRAKGGVAIVLADHGNAETMLAADGGPHTAHTTNPVPCIVTGAGPVELREGGVLGDVAPTVLALLGVAAPPEMTGRSLLRS